A stretch of the Conger conger chromosome 3, fConCon1.1, whole genome shotgun sequence genome encodes the following:
- the LOC133123155 gene encoding NXPE family member 4-like isoform X1: protein MALFNYPGKWYGQSLMVISSIRLQKRCPRLRYLELTNTSTTDLPSAVEHHVQTWGFKLSRVKFIFICFCFFMVFKIYKWKSILAETRTPHKKMTVDEVIFSLSWAPSTSNFTSFNDSSSAQHSLVRLEQPRAQYCVGDTLNVLVEMRNYAGHPKAYGGDFILARIYSPELEASASGDITDFQNGSYHVQFRLFWPGEVQVSVLLIHSSEAVKILQRDWMQDYNKITHIGTFIEGEKEEKSQCALRLSSNRPLCEYRKKEDGEYYACYRPKTLPCNSLTIMQSSYNQSDPKLTKEEAQLLAKENTGLEIENGFNPVTVVGCTGALHRPTEKCAVGMNSPFPGGYFHSKRWSSFFCQIGPFLSKVTIQRCLKRKTLYLLGDSTPRQWMEYLTRLNVVKIVYGSRFDSYFAHDADSKITIRWIKHSHPWLSNFPSNIKTSVTIPQVLDRIAVGGRRKDVIVVIGIGQHFRPYPPEVFIRRLQSIRRAILRLHAHSPQTVVVIKLENSIALKSSMISDSNWYGYIHNLAQRKVFEDLNVALVDAWDMTIAANTFNVHPNDIIVSNQVALALSFSCH, encoded by the exons AGCACGACAGACCTTCCATCAGCAGTCGAGCATCATGTTCAAACATGGGGATTCAAATTATCAAGAGTGAAATtcatattcatttgtttttgtttctttatggttttcaaaatatacaaatgGAAGTCAATATTG GCGGAAACGAGGACCCCTCACAAAAAAATGACCGTAGATGAAGTAATATTCTCATTATCATGGGCTCCCTCAACCTCCAACTTTACCTCTTTCAACGACTCTTCCAGTGCTCAGCACAGTTTGGTCAGGCTAGAGCAGCCTAGGGCTCAGTACTGTGTGGGGGATACACTGAATGTGCTCGTGGAGATGAGGAACTATGCAGGGCACCCAAAAGCCTATGGTGGAGACTTCATCCTGGCCCGGATCTACTCTCCAGAGCTTGAGGCAAGTGCATCAGGAGACATCACTGACTTCCAAAATGGTTCCTATCACGTGCAGTTCCGCTTGTTTTGGCCTGGAGAGGTGCAAGTCTCTGTGCTTTTGATCCATTCCTCTGAGGCAGTTAAGATCCTCCAGAGAGACTGGATGCAGGACTACAATAAGATCACACACATAGGAACCTTTATCGAGGgggaaaaagaagagaaatctCAATGTGCCCTCCGCCTGAGCTCAAACAGACCCTTGTGTGAGTACAGGAAGAAGGAGGATGGAGAATATTATGCCTGCTATCGTCCCAAGACCCTTCCCTGCAACTCTCTGACCATCATGCAGTCCTCCTACAACCAATCAGATCCTAAACTCACAAAGGAGGAGGCTCAGCTATTAGCAAA GGAGAATACTGGACTAGAAATAGAAAATGGCTTCAACCCTGTGACCGTCGTTGGTTGTACTG gTGCACTGCACAGACCAACGGAAAAGTGTGCGGTAGGAATGAATTCCCCTTTTCCTGGGGGATATTTCCATTCAAAAAGGTGGTCTTCTTTCTTCTGTCAGATAGGCCCCTTTCTCAGTAAAGTTACCATTCAGAGATGTTTAAAGAGGAAGACTCTTTATCTATTGGGTGACTCTACTCCACGTCAGTGGATGGAGTATTTGACAAGGCTGAACG TTGTGAAAATTGTATATGGGTCTCGTTTTGACTCATATTTCGCTCATGACGCCGATAGCAAGATCACCATCCGGTGGATAAAGCATTCTCATCCCTGGCTTAGCAATTTTCCATCCAACATAAAGACATCAGTCACCATTCCACAAGTACTGGACCGCATAGCAGTTGGTGGCAGGCGGAAGGATGTGATCGTGGTCATCGGAATCGGCCAGCATTTCCGGCCTTACCCCCCAGAAGTCTTTATCCGAAGGCTACAAAGTATCCGCCGGGCGATTCTGCGGTTACACGCCCACAGCCCCCAGACAGTTGTTGTTATAAAGCTGGAGAACAGTATTGCACTGAAGTCATCGATGATAAGTGACAGCAACTGGTATGGCTACATTCATAACCTGGCTCAGAGGAAGGTGTTTGAGGACCTAAACGTGGCTCTGGTAGATGCCTGGGATATGACTATTGCTGCGAACACTTTTAACGTCCACCCTAATGACATCATTGTTTCTAATCAGGTGGCTCTGGCTTTGTCATTCTCCTGTCATTAA
- the LOC133123155 gene encoding NXPE family member 4-like isoform X2, giving the protein MVFKIYKWKSILAETRTPHKKMTVDEVIFSLSWAPSTSNFTSFNDSSSAQHSLVRLEQPRAQYCVGDTLNVLVEMRNYAGHPKAYGGDFILARIYSPELEASASGDITDFQNGSYHVQFRLFWPGEVQVSVLLIHSSEAVKILQRDWMQDYNKITHIGTFIEGEKEEKSQCALRLSSNRPLCEYRKKEDGEYYACYRPKTLPCNSLTIMQSSYNQSDPKLTKEEAQLLAKENTGLEIENGFNPVTVVGCTGALHRPTEKCAVGMNSPFPGGYFHSKRWSSFFCQIGPFLSKVTIQRCLKRKTLYLLGDSTPRQWMEYLTRLNVVKIVYGSRFDSYFAHDADSKITIRWIKHSHPWLSNFPSNIKTSVTIPQVLDRIAVGGRRKDVIVVIGIGQHFRPYPPEVFIRRLQSIRRAILRLHAHSPQTVVVIKLENSIALKSSMISDSNWYGYIHNLAQRKVFEDLNVALVDAWDMTIAANTFNVHPNDIIVSNQVALALSFSCH; this is encoded by the exons atggttttcaaaatatacaaatgGAAGTCAATATTG GCGGAAACGAGGACCCCTCACAAAAAAATGACCGTAGATGAAGTAATATTCTCATTATCATGGGCTCCCTCAACCTCCAACTTTACCTCTTTCAACGACTCTTCCAGTGCTCAGCACAGTTTGGTCAGGCTAGAGCAGCCTAGGGCTCAGTACTGTGTGGGGGATACACTGAATGTGCTCGTGGAGATGAGGAACTATGCAGGGCACCCAAAAGCCTATGGTGGAGACTTCATCCTGGCCCGGATCTACTCTCCAGAGCTTGAGGCAAGTGCATCAGGAGACATCACTGACTTCCAAAATGGTTCCTATCACGTGCAGTTCCGCTTGTTTTGGCCTGGAGAGGTGCAAGTCTCTGTGCTTTTGATCCATTCCTCTGAGGCAGTTAAGATCCTCCAGAGAGACTGGATGCAGGACTACAATAAGATCACACACATAGGAACCTTTATCGAGGgggaaaaagaagagaaatctCAATGTGCCCTCCGCCTGAGCTCAAACAGACCCTTGTGTGAGTACAGGAAGAAGGAGGATGGAGAATATTATGCCTGCTATCGTCCCAAGACCCTTCCCTGCAACTCTCTGACCATCATGCAGTCCTCCTACAACCAATCAGATCCTAAACTCACAAAGGAGGAGGCTCAGCTATTAGCAAA GGAGAATACTGGACTAGAAATAGAAAATGGCTTCAACCCTGTGACCGTCGTTGGTTGTACTG gTGCACTGCACAGACCAACGGAAAAGTGTGCGGTAGGAATGAATTCCCCTTTTCCTGGGGGATATTTCCATTCAAAAAGGTGGTCTTCTTTCTTCTGTCAGATAGGCCCCTTTCTCAGTAAAGTTACCATTCAGAGATGTTTAAAGAGGAAGACTCTTTATCTATTGGGTGACTCTACTCCACGTCAGTGGATGGAGTATTTGACAAGGCTGAACG TTGTGAAAATTGTATATGGGTCTCGTTTTGACTCATATTTCGCTCATGACGCCGATAGCAAGATCACCATCCGGTGGATAAAGCATTCTCATCCCTGGCTTAGCAATTTTCCATCCAACATAAAGACATCAGTCACCATTCCACAAGTACTGGACCGCATAGCAGTTGGTGGCAGGCGGAAGGATGTGATCGTGGTCATCGGAATCGGCCAGCATTTCCGGCCTTACCCCCCAGAAGTCTTTATCCGAAGGCTACAAAGTATCCGCCGGGCGATTCTGCGGTTACACGCCCACAGCCCCCAGACAGTTGTTGTTATAAAGCTGGAGAACAGTATTGCACTGAAGTCATCGATGATAAGTGACAGCAACTGGTATGGCTACATTCATAACCTGGCTCAGAGGAAGGTGTTTGAGGACCTAAACGTGGCTCTGGTAGATGCCTGGGATATGACTATTGCTGCGAACACTTTTAACGTCCACCCTAATGACATCATTGTTTCTAATCAGGTGGCTCTGGCTTTGTCATTCTCCTGTCATTAA
- the LOC133123155 gene encoding NXPE family member 4-like isoform X3: MTVDEVIFSLSWAPSTSNFTSFNDSSSAQHSLVRLEQPRAQYCVGDTLNVLVEMRNYAGHPKAYGGDFILARIYSPELEASASGDITDFQNGSYHVQFRLFWPGEVQVSVLLIHSSEAVKILQRDWMQDYNKITHIGTFIEGEKEEKSQCALRLSSNRPLCEYRKKEDGEYYACYRPKTLPCNSLTIMQSSYNQSDPKLTKEEAQLLAKENTGLEIENGFNPVTVVGCTGALHRPTEKCAVGMNSPFPGGYFHSKRWSSFFCQIGPFLSKVTIQRCLKRKTLYLLGDSTPRQWMEYLTRLNVVKIVYGSRFDSYFAHDADSKITIRWIKHSHPWLSNFPSNIKTSVTIPQVLDRIAVGGRRKDVIVVIGIGQHFRPYPPEVFIRRLQSIRRAILRLHAHSPQTVVVIKLENSIALKSSMISDSNWYGYIHNLAQRKVFEDLNVALVDAWDMTIAANTFNVHPNDIIVSNQVALALSFSCH, translated from the exons ATGACCGTAGATGAAGTAATATTCTCATTATCATGGGCTCCCTCAACCTCCAACTTTACCTCTTTCAACGACTCTTCCAGTGCTCAGCACAGTTTGGTCAGGCTAGAGCAGCCTAGGGCTCAGTACTGTGTGGGGGATACACTGAATGTGCTCGTGGAGATGAGGAACTATGCAGGGCACCCAAAAGCCTATGGTGGAGACTTCATCCTGGCCCGGATCTACTCTCCAGAGCTTGAGGCAAGTGCATCAGGAGACATCACTGACTTCCAAAATGGTTCCTATCACGTGCAGTTCCGCTTGTTTTGGCCTGGAGAGGTGCAAGTCTCTGTGCTTTTGATCCATTCCTCTGAGGCAGTTAAGATCCTCCAGAGAGACTGGATGCAGGACTACAATAAGATCACACACATAGGAACCTTTATCGAGGgggaaaaagaagagaaatctCAATGTGCCCTCCGCCTGAGCTCAAACAGACCCTTGTGTGAGTACAGGAAGAAGGAGGATGGAGAATATTATGCCTGCTATCGTCCCAAGACCCTTCCCTGCAACTCTCTGACCATCATGCAGTCCTCCTACAACCAATCAGATCCTAAACTCACAAAGGAGGAGGCTCAGCTATTAGCAAA GGAGAATACTGGACTAGAAATAGAAAATGGCTTCAACCCTGTGACCGTCGTTGGTTGTACTG gTGCACTGCACAGACCAACGGAAAAGTGTGCGGTAGGAATGAATTCCCCTTTTCCTGGGGGATATTTCCATTCAAAAAGGTGGTCTTCTTTCTTCTGTCAGATAGGCCCCTTTCTCAGTAAAGTTACCATTCAGAGATGTTTAAAGAGGAAGACTCTTTATCTATTGGGTGACTCTACTCCACGTCAGTGGATGGAGTATTTGACAAGGCTGAACG TTGTGAAAATTGTATATGGGTCTCGTTTTGACTCATATTTCGCTCATGACGCCGATAGCAAGATCACCATCCGGTGGATAAAGCATTCTCATCCCTGGCTTAGCAATTTTCCATCCAACATAAAGACATCAGTCACCATTCCACAAGTACTGGACCGCATAGCAGTTGGTGGCAGGCGGAAGGATGTGATCGTGGTCATCGGAATCGGCCAGCATTTCCGGCCTTACCCCCCAGAAGTCTTTATCCGAAGGCTACAAAGTATCCGCCGGGCGATTCTGCGGTTACACGCCCACAGCCCCCAGACAGTTGTTGTTATAAAGCTGGAGAACAGTATTGCACTGAAGTCATCGATGATAAGTGACAGCAACTGGTATGGCTACATTCATAACCTGGCTCAGAGGAAGGTGTTTGAGGACCTAAACGTGGCTCTGGTAGATGCCTGGGATATGACTATTGCTGCGAACACTTTTAACGTCCACCCTAATGACATCATTGTTTCTAATCAGGTGGCTCTGGCTTTGTCATTCTCCTGTCATTAA